The DNA window AACGCCGTCGCGTTATCGAACCCAACGAATCCGGACGGCAAGGTGGAACTGGACTCGGTCTCTATCTCGTCCGGACGTTCGTCGAGCGCTATGGTGGCCACCTCGAAATCGAGGCCAATCAGCCCCGCGGCACGGTTGTTCGGATCTTGCTCGAGTCGGCGGCGTAACCGGAACGCTGACTCGAGGGCCAGCCACCGTCGACAACGCGTCTCGCCGTTCCCGGGCGTAAAGGGTGGCTTTTTATGTCGACCGTTCGTACCCCGACGCATATGTTCAAGGCCATCGTGAGCGCAGAAACGCTCACCAGCGCGCTCGATTCGATCAGCGTGCTGGTCGACGAGTGTAAGATCCACCTCGAGGAAGACGGACTCGAGATTCGGGCCGTCGATCCCGCAAATGTCGGGATGGTCGACCTCTCGCTCGACGCGGCTGCGTTCGAATCGTACGAAGCCGACGGCGGGCTGATCGGGGTCGACCTCTCGCGGCTCGAAGACATTGCAGGGATGGCCGAATCCGGCCAACTCATCCAGCTCGAACTCGACGAAGAGACGCGCAAACTCCACATCCAGATCGACGGACTCGAGTACACGCTCGCGCTGATCGATCCCGACTCAATCCGCCAGGAACCAGACATTCCGGATCTGGACCTGCCCGCAGAAGTCGTCCTCGAGGGCAAGGACGTCAACCGCTCGGTCACCGCGGCCGATATGGTCTCGGATCACATCGCCCTTGGCGTCGATGAAGGCGAGGAGTACTTTTACGTCAACGCAGAAGGCGACACCGACGACGTTCACCTCGAACTCACGCAGGACGATTTGATCGACCTGCAACTCGGCCCCGCCCACTCACTGTTCTCGCTTGACTACCTCAAGGACATGAACAAGGCGATCCCCGCCGACACCGAAGTGACGCTCGCACTCGGCGAGGAGTTCCCCGTCAAGATCTACTTCGGCTTTGCCGAGGGACAGGGACAGGTTACCTACATGCTCGCACCGCGGATCCAGAGCGACTGAAACGACTGCCCAGACGTCAGTTCAGAGATTCTCTTACTGGTAATCCAGACGCTCTCAGCTACTCGAGTGTCCCAGGAAGCGATTGATCCCCGGCTTTATTCCGGTCGGTCGCGTCAGTGAATCGTAATGGCGACTCTCGTCGAGTTTTCCGTCTCCACTGAGACGTTTTCCTTTGGCACCCTATTTGGAACCATTCCGGGCGTGTCGGTCGAACTCGAGCGGCTGGTACCAACGACCGAATCGCTGTTTCCGTACGTCTGGATTCGTGGTGCCAGCACGCCCGAAGTTGAGGCGGCACTCGAAGCAGCGCCGGAGACAGCTGGCTTTACGCAGGTTGATGACCTCGGCACGGACGGCATTCTGTATCGAACGGCCTGGAATCCCGCACAAGACGGCGTCCTCAAGGCGATTGCTGAGTCTGACGTGACGTTACTCTCCGCGACCGGCAAACGCGACCGCTGGCTATTTCGCCTGCGCGTCGAGAACCACGGTGCACTCGGCGAGTTCCGGACGCGGTGTCGCGACCGTGAGATCGATATCGAAGTCGCTCGTGTCCAGCCGCTACAGCCGATCGAACACAGCGGCGGGATCACGCCCGCCCAGTTCGAAGCGCTCGAGCTTGCCTATCGGGGTGGGTACTTCGACGATCCGCGGCGGGCAACGCTTGATGACCTGGCGGCTGAACTCGGGATTACGCGCCAGTCGCTTGCGGGGCGGCTCCGACGTGGACATCGAAATCTGCTGACCGGGCTGTTCGACGGCGACAACGGCTTCGATCGACTGGAAGGCGCGATGTCGCGAACCGAGTGAAGAGAAGACTCCACACATCGTTGGGGTTGGTACTGATGGTAGACGGACTGTCCGTACATCCTGGTCAGCAACACGAACAGATCAGTGATGAGGTATTTAAAACTGCTACATAGTAAGGATTGGACCTACCCACCTACTCAGAGTAGTGTGTCTATGTCCTCCACCGACGACTCTATGGATTCAGCAGATTCACAGGACGGAACAGTCGTTACAACGTTCGATCCGACCGGCACGGAACGGGCGAGCGAAGCAATTGTGACCGCTGTCGCTGCCGTCCACGACACTGATCGAAAGAGTCTCGGGCCGCTGTACGACGCTGTCGACCCGGACGCACTCAATGCCCTCGTTGCCCACGCCCACCGAGTTGCCGACGCCGCCACACACGAACTCTGGTTCGTCTACGAAGGCCTTGATATCGGCGTCCGAACTGACGGTGAAATCCACGTTCGCGATTCGAGTACACAGGCGAAGTGATCCACGCCGGCTCAGTTCGCGTCCGCCGCCTGTACAACTGACTCAGACTCGAGGCTCTCGAGTCCGTCCTCGAGTGCGGTTCGGATGAGCGTCGCCACCTGCTCGTCGTTTTCGATGAAGACACAGTGAGCGCCACCCTCGAGGAGTTCCAGGTGTGTGTTCGGAATGCGTTCTGCGAGGAGACGGGCGTTCGTCGCCGGGCTGACGCGGTCGTCAGTCCCGTGGATAACGAGTGTTGGAGTCGTAAGCTGTGGCAGCCGATCACTGACGGAGCCACTCATCAGGGCAGCGGCCTGTGCCGTCCGGGCCGCACCAGTCGCATCCTGTTCGCGTCGCCACTCGATGATGCGATCCATCAGGTGTGGGTTCCGATTCGTAAATCGCTCGGAGAAGGCTGGCCGCATCCGATTGCGAAGCGTCTCACGATCTGAGCCCGAGGGCGCGCCGAACAGTTGCTCGCGGGTTTCCTCGGGCATCGGTGCAGCGTCCGGTCCGCCGTGTGTCGACCCGATAAGCGTCAGTGACGCCGCCCGCGTGTACTCGAGGGCGTACTCCTGGGCGATCAGCCCGCCGAGGTCGGCCCCGACGAGGTGAGCATGTCGGACACCCGCATCCTGCAGGATGACATCGAGGTCGGCCGCCAGCCCGGCAAGCGAGTAGCCAGCGACTCGAGAAATCAGCGGGTTCCGAACCCGGCGCGGAAGCCGAGACACGAGCGGCGGGAGGCCGGCGTCAGACCGGCCCGTCCCGCGCGTATCTGGGGCGATGATATCGTACTCATCGCCGAGTTCCTGGCGCTGCCAGCGCCACATCCAGCGGCCAAATCCCAGCCCTTGCAGGAAGACGATTGTCTCGCTCGATCCGTCGCTATCTGCACGTTCGTGGTCGTAGGACAGAGACACGCCGTCCCGCATCGCCCGTGGCATACCTGAATCGACGTGTCGAACCCCCTTGAAGTCGACCCTCGAGCGAAGTGACGGAAAATAGATATTAACAGGGATCTGAATCTGTAATAAAACGCGAACCGAACAATCAGGGTGTTTATCCCATCGGAGTCATATCGTATCACCGATGCAGCGACTGCACGCTCGGTATCCGTTTCTCGAGGCGGCCCGCGAGACTGTGGCGACGGAGACGGTTGACCTGGCCACCGTCGTCGAACAGGACCGCGCGGTCGTCGACCGAGCGCGCCAGCGCGTGATCGCCGCGCTCGATGACGGGACCGTTGGCGACTTTCATCGCGAGCCACGGGTCGAACTCCTCTCCTATCCCGTCGCTCGCGTGCTCGTCTCGATGGTCGACGAACGCGTCCTCGTGCGCAAGTACGCCCGCGCCGAAGCCGCGACCGCCTACGAACGCTTTACCGCTGATCTCGAGGATACGACCGAACTCAAAAGCGTCGAGACGACCGGTCTCGACCTCGACGAACTACTCGCGGAGTTTGACCTCGAGGAGGCAGTCGAGGTGGTCCACGCAATCGACGACGACAACGAGACGTATCGAATCGACGTTGGACAGTACCTGTTGCTCGCCGAAGATTTGTATGACGACCGCTGGCGACTCGTCAATCAACCCCTCGAGAACGGTACCGTCCCAGTCACTGAAGAAGAACTCCTGACACTGCTGCGAGAAGCAATTCGAACTCGCATTGACGAGGGACTTCCCTTTGACGTGCCCGAGACGATTGCCGCCAGTCTCGAGGATGACGCCGAAGAAATTCGAGACGTGCTCGCGGACCTCGATCTGACGCGCGAGATTGACACCGTCGTCCCTGACCTGTTCCCGCCGTGTATGAAGGCACTGTTAGACCAGATTCAGAAAGGCGAGCACCTACCCCATCACTCCCGATTTGCGATCACTGCCTTTCTGACGAGCATCGGGATGTCGACCGACGATATCGTCGACCTCTACCGCGTGAACTCCTCGTTCGGCGAGGAAATGACTCGTTATCAGACCGACCACATCGGCGGCGAAACGTCACCGACGGAGTACTCACCACCCTCGTGTGCGACGATGCAATCGTACGGCGACTGCGTGAACAAAGACGACCTCTGCGAGCAGATCCCGCATCCGATGGCCTACTACGAAGAGCGCATCGACGACGCCGATGACGACGAACTCGAGGACTGGCGCGGGAGTGACGACGAGGACAGCGAGGAAGAGACGGCATCGGCCAGCAGCGAGTAAGACCGTCCCAAACTCGACTACTCTCGAGGCGACTCCTCGAGTTCGTCGGCCTGCTCTTGAATCTCCTGGAGCGCCTGTTCTTGCTCGCCGCGAGCGAGGCCACCCGATTCGACGTGGCGGCCACCGTACTGCCAAGACGGAATCGCGTTCCAGACGCTCGAGTCGCCGCCATCGTCGCCATCGCGGTCGCGGCCCTGATCCTGATCCGGAGTCTCGTCGCTGCTCGAGCGGGACGACCAGAGGACTGCAAGCAAGACGAGTACGGCAGTGCCAGCGAGCAGGACCGACGCAGGGTCGCTTAGTGACCCGCTGTCGATGACCGACGAGCGCATGAGCACCGAGGTAACGAGCAAGACGGCGACAGCGGCGAGTCCGACGCGACGGAACCACGAGCGCCGTGGCGAAGCGGTAGCTGCGCTGTCAGCGTCGGAATCAGGACTTGCCGCAGTGCGAGTCTCACCGGGAGGGTCAGTATCGGACGCCGGAGGTGACATAGTCACGTTCGAGTAGCGATGGTAAAAAAGAGCGGGGCACCGTTACTGGCAGTGAAACAACAGGATCAGTTAGTACGCGTTCTGTGCCTCGAGATCGTCGCTATCGTCTTCGATCTCGTTGCTCGGATCGTTCAGGACGAACGCGAGCAAGATCCCGATGACGGTCATGAGAATAATAAATCCGATGATGGTGTAGACGAGGAGTTCGCCGCCCTCAGGCTGGAGGACGCCGCTTTCGTCGCCGTAGGTCGTGCCGATCCAGATCATCGTGCCGAGCATTCCGAGGACGGCACCAACGGAGACGACGATTTCAATGAGTTGCTCTCGGTCGAGCATTATGACGTCGCTTTTGTCGGCCAGGCCAAAAACGCTTCGAAGCGCTCGAGCGGTTCTAGACCGCTGCCATCTGTTTCTCGAGGTCGCGCAGTTGCTCGATTCGGTTTTCGGTCGCGGGGTGCGTGCTGAACAGTTGCCCGACGATACCAGATTTGATCGGGATGATGAAGAAGGCGTTCATCTCGGCTTCCTCTCGCATGTCGTCTTTTGGCACCTGATCCATCTTCCCGGAGATTTTCATGAGCGCGGAGGCGAGCGCACCGGGGTTGCCCGTGATCGCTGCGGCACCGCGGTCTGCGGCGTACTCGCGGTATCGGGAGAGCGCCCGGATCAGCAGGTAGCTGATGATCCAGACGACCAGCGAGACGAGGATGGCGACGACGATGCCACCGCCGCCTTTGCCGCCACGGTTGCCACCGCCGCCAAAGAACGCACCCCAGCGGACGATCATGAACGCAATTGTCGAGAGGAACGACGCGATGGTCATCACCATCATATCGCGATTTTTCACGTGGGCGAGTTCGTGGGCGATGACGCCGTCGAGTTCATCTCGCTCGAGGGTATCCATCAGCCCGGTGGTGACGGCGACGACGGCGTTTTTCTGATTTCGACCGGTTGCAAACGCGTTCGGAACGTTCGAGTCGATGACTGCAACTTGGGGTTTCGGCACATCGGCTTGCTGTGACAGGCGTTCGACCGAGCCGTGCAGTTGCGGGTACTCATCGGCTGAGACCTTCTGTGCGCCCATACTGCGCAGCGCGAGCGAGTCGCTGAAGTAGTACTGCACGAGGGACATGCCGCCAAACAGCACGCCGAAGACGAGCAGATTCGGACCTCCAGTCAGATAGCCCGTCAGGACACCTGCAAAGACGATGTACAGTGCAAACAGCAGAAACATCGTCAGAAACATTCGGAACCGAAGCCCCCAGTCCGCCTGCCAGTTCATAGTTCGTGTACGTGCTCAGGCGGAATAAGTGTCACCAACGGAACGCTCTTCATATGTGCGATAATTGAATATTCTCGAGGCGATGATGGACAACCCCTTCGTTTCGCATGGAGACCACGGGACACGGGGCTGTCTGACACGCTCTATCTGACCCGTGTCTGACGGGTGGCTGACACAGCGCTCCGTGTTTGAGGGGTGGCCATGTTACCTCTTACAACCGAATCCACTCGAGCATCAGAGACGCATCTGCAACGGAACCCCCTCGTTTCGCATGGAGTTCTCAATTCGTGCGAGTTGATGGCACTGTACATCGGTGGCGAACGGAGCGGGCCGTTTAACTCGCTCAGTCCGTAAGGAGGGCTAATGAGTGACTCTCGAGCATTTTGTCCGCGCTGTGGGGACCCCGTCCCCGAGCGAACGGACGGCGATGATTCAGCAGGTGGGGAATCGGCACGGGATCCGTTGCGACCCGGCGCGGAGGTCGAACTCTGTGATTCGTGTTACTTCGACGACTTCGACTTTATCGACGCCCCAGATCGGATCGACGTACAGGTCTGTGCCCGCTGTGGCGCAGTTCACAAAGGAAATCGCTGGGTCGATATCGGCGCGGAAGATTACACCGATATTGCCATCGAGCGAGTCAGTGAAGCCCTATCAGTGCACGTCGACGTCGACGATGTCGCCTGGCAGGTCGAACCCGAACAGGTCGGCGAGAACACGATCCGGATGTACGCCTATTTCACGGGTGTCGTCCGGGATATGCCCGTCGAAGAGCAGGTGATGATCCCGGTCAAAATCGCCCGCCAGACCTGCCAGCGCTGCGGTCGAATCGCCGGCGACTACTACGCCAGCATCGTCCAGATCCGCGCCGAAGACCGAACACCAACGAGTGAAGAACTCGAGCGCGCAAAAGAAATTGCTCACCAGACGGTCGCGGATATGGAGGCGACGGGTGACCGCAACGCCTTCGTCACGGAAATCAGCGAGGACGCAGACGGGCTGAATATCAGGGTCTCGACCAACAAGATCGGAAAGAAAATCTCGAACAAGATGATCGAGGAGTTCGGCGGCTCGGTCAACGACGCCGAAACCCTCGTTACGGAAGACGAAGACGGCAACGAGGTCTACCGCGTGACCTTCGCCGTTCGGCTCCCGCCGTACATTCCCGGCGACATCATCGACCTCACCGACGACGACGGCGGCCCCGTCCTCGTCCGCAGCGCCCACGGCAACCTCAAAGGCACCCGCATCACGACGGGCGAACGCTACGAAGCGAGTTACGAGGAAGGGAACTCACCTGAAGCGCGCAGGCTCGGTCGACTCGAGGACGGCGAGAAAACGACGGTCGTCACCGTCGAAGACGAAAACGCCGTGCAGGTGCTCGACCCCGAAACGTTTCAGGCGACGACGGTCTCGCGCCCGGAGTACTTCGAGCCTGAGGCCGAGACGGTGCCCGTTATGAAGAGTCGCGCCGGGCTACACATCCTCCCCGATCCGGACCCCGACACCGGCGAGGAAAGCGCCGAGCCCTACGACCCGTACTCCCAAACTGATGCCTGAGGAGTTCGACCACCCCGACCTCGAGGCAGCCGATGCGCCACTTGCAGTCATCGTCGAGACACAGCGGGCCGAAACTGCAATCGAATCACTGCGGGCCGAAGGCGTCTACGACGACTCGAGGCGCGTCCGGACGGACCGTGGTGAAGCCGGACGCGAGGACGCCGACGACCCTGCGCGAATTGCGCTCCCGATCACCGAACCGCCGACGGAAACGCGCGTTCTCGAGGTCGTCCGCCAGTTCGACCCCGAGTTTCGGACGACGGATCTCGAGGATGTCCTCGCCGAACGCGGCTGGAGCGAGGCCGAAATCGAGATGGCTCCGAGTTCGTGGGCAGTTATCGGCTCGGTGATTCTTGTGACGATGCCAACAGAGTATCCGGACGAAACCGCCGTCGCAGAGGCACTCCTCGAGATTCACGGCGAGGCAGATAGCGTGCTGGCAGACGAGGGAATCACAAACACCGGCGAGGCGGGAACGTACCGCGAGCCACGGACGCGACTGCTCGCAGGCGAGTCAGACACTGAAACGATTCACACGGAACATGGCACCCGGTACGGACTCGATCCCGCGACAGTCATGTTTTCACCGGGGAATCAGGCCGAACGCGCGCGGATGGGCAGCATCACGGACGGAGACGAACACGTCTTCGATATGTTCGCCGGCATCGGCTACTTCACCCTGCCGATGGCCCGCGCCGGCGCGCGAGTCAGCGCGACCGAGATCAACCCGACCGCTTTCCGCTACTTGCTCGAGAACGCCGTGCTCAACAAGGTCGATGATCGCCTTGAGGCTTACATGGCGGACTGCAGAGACCTCGCCGGAGAGGTTGACGCAGACCGCGTCGTGATGGGCTACTATGGCAGTTCGATGGCTGCGGGCGACAACGATGGCGGCGATAGCCACAGCAACGGCGGTGACGACAGCGACCGCGGCGACGACGAGCAAACAGCAAACTCGCCGTCTCGTGCGGATGAAGCCCACGAGTTCCTGCCCGCCGCACTCGAGGCGCTCGTCCCCGGTGGTGTCGTCCACTATCACGAGGCAACGCCCGAATCGCGTCTCTGGGATCGCCCGCTCGAGCGCCTCGAACGCGCCGGCGAAGCGGCCGGTCGCGATTTCGAGATTCTCGAGAAACGGCGGGTGAAAAGCCACAGCGCAGGGGTTACCCACATCGTGATCGACGTGCGATTCGAGTAACCAGGATGTCTCCCGGCGACGGTCGTGACATTCATACCGACGCAGTGAGATCCGTATATATGGACAAGAATCAGTTTATCGCGCTTTTCTTTGCGCTCCTCATGGTGACATCGATGGTCGCCTGGGGCGCACTGGCGGCGTTTTAGGACATCTTTTCGGCCGAGCGCTCGAGCGTGGTGACTCGAGCGTGGTGACTCGAGCCTACCGTTCCGTATCCCAGACGTCTGCAAGCGGCGAGGAGTCGCCGCCCGACCGAGTCCGCCGCGAGCGACGGGACCCGCCACTGCCAGATGACCCGTCGCTCGAGGAAGCGTGCGAGTTCGAGGTCGACTCCGATGACTGAGTACGTGTACTGCTCGCACTCGAGGAGTGGCCGGTCGTGGCAGTCTCGGTCAGTGCTGCCCGTGGCTCGAAGGCGGGCAACTGGGGGTCGCTCATCCGGTCGACCTGCGCTTCGAACCAGTCGGGCATATCCGTCCGTGCGCGGTCGAACAGATCGACCAGACTCGAGTCGGCGATATACGTCGAGCCGTAGTCCTCGGGCGCACGAATCACCCGGCCGCAGGCCTGGATGACGGTTCGCAGAGACGAGCGGTAGTACCACGCCCACTGGCCCTCCTCGAGTCGGTGGGCGACTCTCGAGTCACCCGTGTTGAGAAACGGCGCTTTGCAGAGGACCTGCCAGCGACAGAGGTCGCCTTTCAGGTCGAGCGCTTCCTCCATTTTCACGGAGATGAAGACGTCGGGGTCGTCACAGGCTTTCCACTCCTCTAAGTCAGCGTCGCGACTGTCGCGGTCGTGGACACGGATGCGTTCGCCGACGCCAAAATCCCGGAGGAGGTCGGCGAGTTGCTCCTGAATCGCGTAGGAGTGAGCGTGGATTAACCCCTTCTCGTCGGGGTGTTCCTGCATGATACGGACGATTGTGCGTGCGATTTTCGGCGTGGTATCATCGCGGTGCTCGTAGGTCATCTTCCCCTGCGTCACGTCGTACAACGGGCGATTTTCGACGGGGAAGGTGTGGCCGACATCGACCAGTGCAACGTCGTCCGGATTGAGTCCAACCTGCCGGCAGAACGCTGCTTTGTTCAAAATCGTCGCCGACAGAAGTGCGAACTTGTTCCCGCGGTCCCAGACCGTATGCTGGAGGTACTTTTCGGGATTCATCGGCTTGATCGTCAGCGGCCCGCCCGCCGGTTCGTCGCTGTCATTGTTTTCGCGGGTGCTCGCCGACGGCTCGGACTGATCGACCAGCCACGTCGTCGGGCTCTGTGGGTCGCGATAATCGGACACAAACCACTCGAGTTCGCCGATGAGTTCCTGCAAGCGGTCGCGTTCGCGCACCTCTGCGGGGGAAAACGCCTCCTGGGCGAGCAGGTCGTCCTTGCGTCGTTCGCAGGTGCCCGCGAGGTTCTCTGCGTAGCGAACCGCGCGGTCGATGCCTTCGTCCTCGAAGTCGGGAACGCGTAGGTCATCCCAGAACGGCACCGTTCGCGGCCCCAACTGGATCGTCGCATACATTTCGGCCCACTCGGCGAGGCCGTGGGCTTCATCGACGACGACGACGTCGCGTTTGCGAAACACCTCGCTGCCCGCGGTCTGCATGAAATATGCGAGCGTCATCGCTGCAATCGAACGATTCGAGGCAATTGCGCGGTCGGAAAAGTACGGACAGCGGTGTTTGACGGAACAGTCGTAGCCACGCTCGCGGACGCAGGGGGCCTGATTGACCGGGGTATTGCGCTCTTGGGGGAGAATGCAGGTGTAGTTCGATTTCCCGCGGATCACGTTGAGATCGGACAGCAGGTCGTCGGAGGCAACGTCGTCTAACTGCGAGACCTGTGGCGTCGTGTAGTACGCGCCCGAGGCCTCGACCGGGTCGGCCTCGTCAATTGTGCGCGCACAGCCCGCGATTGCGCGCGCGAGCAGTGACTTTCCGCTGCCGGTCGGCGCGCGCACTAACACGACGTCGTTGCCGGCCGCAAAGGCGTCACGAATGTCACGGAGGGCCTGCTCCTGATTCCCACGATAGCTCGGCGCGGGAAACGACTCGAAGATCCGCTCGGGGTTCACCGTTCAGTCCACCGACCGGCGACTCCCTAAAGGCTACGAACCGTCTCCGACAGCGAGCCGGATTCGACACTCGAGGGCTGGTTGTAGCCGGGGAGAAATCACCTGCTACCGAGAGATCAGGGAGGGCATCACAGCGCACAGGTGGCGGCTACCAGCAGGTAGCTGGCCGATTACAAATACGAAATCGGTCTTCAGGAATCAATGCGGAAGGGTCGCTCAGCGGTAGAGTACCGCGGTGCCATCTGGCCCGCGGCGGCCTCACAGCCTCGTGGCGTTCAAATCCCACCCCTTCCGCTTGCGGTCTGCGGCTTGCGGTTACGGTCCCGCACTGGCTGCGGGCACCGTCATGGTTGTGATTGTGGTTGTGGTCGCGATGCGGTCGCAGTGGCAGTATCACAGCACGCAACACGCTCCATCGTGGCTCCCCATCACGATGCTGTGATACAGGGCGGACTCCCCACCGCCCCAGTTCATGGTCAGGTTTCAGCGGTCGCCACCGCCCACGACGAATTTTTTGAAGGTACCTCAGACACCAGACAGCACCGTCTACAACGCACCCACGCGAGAGGTCTCCCCGTCCACCTGCTCGAGTCGCTCGACGTC is part of the Natronolimnobius sp. AArcel1 genome and encodes:
- a CDS encoding DNA polymerase sliding clamp, yielding MFKAIVSAETLTSALDSISVLVDECKIHLEEDGLEIRAVDPANVGMVDLSLDAAAFESYEADGGLIGVDLSRLEDIAGMAESGQLIQLELDEETRKLHIQIDGLEYTLALIDPDSIRQEPDIPDLDLPAEVVLEGKDVNRSVTAADMVSDHIALGVDEGEEYFYVNAEGDTDDVHLELTQDDLIDLQLGPAHSLFSLDYLKDMNKAIPADTEVTLALGEEFPVKIYFGFAEGQGQVTYMLAPRIQSD
- a CDS encoding helix-turn-helix domain-containing protein produces the protein MATLVEFSVSTETFSFGTLFGTIPGVSVELERLVPTTESLFPYVWIRGASTPEVEAALEAAPETAGFTQVDDLGTDGILYRTAWNPAQDGVLKAIAESDVTLLSATGKRDRWLFRLRVENHGALGEFRTRCRDREIDIEVARVQPLQPIEHSGGITPAQFEALELAYRGGYFDDPRRATLDDLAAELGITRQSLAGRLRRGHRNLLTGLFDGDNGFDRLEGAMSRTE
- a CDS encoding HalOD1 output domain-containing protein, with product MDSADSQDGTVVTTFDPTGTERASEAIVTAVAAVHDTDRKSLGPLYDAVDPDALNALVAHAHRVADAATHELWFVYEGLDIGVRTDGEIHVRDSSTQAK
- a CDS encoding alpha/beta fold hydrolase; this encodes MPRAMRDGVSLSYDHERADSDGSSETIVFLQGLGFGRWMWRWQRQELGDEYDIIAPDTRGTGRSDAGLPPLVSRLPRRVRNPLISRVAGYSLAGLAADLDVILQDAGVRHAHLVGADLGGLIAQEYALEYTRAASLTLIGSTHGGPDAAPMPEETREQLFGAPSGSDRETLRNRMRPAFSERFTNRNPHLMDRIIEWRREQDATGAARTAQAAALMSGSVSDRLPQLTTPTLVIHGTDDRVSPATNARLLAERIPNTHLELLEGGAHCVFIENDEQVATLIRTALEDGLESLESESVVQAADAN
- the priL gene encoding DNA primase regulatory subunit PriL, giving the protein MQRLHARYPFLEAARETVATETVDLATVVEQDRAVVDRARQRVIAALDDGTVGDFHREPRVELLSYPVARVLVSMVDERVLVRKYARAEAATAYERFTADLEDTTELKSVETTGLDLDELLAEFDLEEAVEVVHAIDDDNETYRIDVGQYLLLAEDLYDDRWRLVNQPLENGTVPVTEEELLTLLREAIRTRIDEGLPFDVPETIAASLEDDAEEIRDVLADLDLTREIDTVVPDLFPPCMKALLDQIQKGEHLPHHSRFAITAFLTSIGMSTDDIVDLYRVNSSFGEEMTRYQTDHIGGETSPTEYSPPSCATMQSYGDCVNKDDLCEQIPHPMAYYEERIDDADDDELEDWRGSDDEDSEEETASASSE
- the htpX gene encoding zinc metalloprotease HtpX, coding for MNWQADWGLRFRMFLTMFLLFALYIVFAGVLTGYLTGGPNLLVFGVLFGGMSLVQYYFSDSLALRSMGAQKVSADEYPQLHGSVERLSQQADVPKPQVAVIDSNVPNAFATGRNQKNAVVAVTTGLMDTLERDELDGVIAHELAHVKNRDMMVMTIASFLSTIAFMIVRWGAFFGGGGNRGGKGGGGIVVAILVSLVVWIISYLLIRALSRYREYAADRGAAAITGNPGALASALMKISGKMDQVPKDDMREEAEMNAFFIIPIKSGIVGQLFSTHPATENRIEQLRDLEKQMAAV
- a CDS encoding 60S ribosomal export protein NMD3, with translation MSDSRAFCPRCGDPVPERTDGDDSAGGESARDPLRPGAEVELCDSCYFDDFDFIDAPDRIDVQVCARCGAVHKGNRWVDIGAEDYTDIAIERVSEALSVHVDVDDVAWQVEPEQVGENTIRMYAYFTGVVRDMPVEEQVMIPVKIARQTCQRCGRIAGDYYASIVQIRAEDRTPTSEELERAKEIAHQTVADMEATGDRNAFVTEISEDADGLNIRVSTNKIGKKISNKMIEEFGGSVNDAETLVTEDEDGNEVYRVTFAVRLPPYIPGDIIDLTDDDGGPVLVRSAHGNLKGTRITTGERYEASYEEGNSPEARRLGRLEDGEKTTVVTVEDENAVQVLDPETFQATTVSRPEYFEPEAETVPVMKSRAGLHILPDPDPDTGEESAEPYDPYSQTDA
- a CDS encoding class I SAM-dependent methyltransferase family protein produces the protein MPEEFDHPDLEAADAPLAVIVETQRAETAIESLRAEGVYDDSRRVRTDRGEAGREDADDPARIALPITEPPTETRVLEVVRQFDPEFRTTDLEDVLAERGWSEAEIEMAPSSWAVIGSVILVTMPTEYPDETAVAEALLEIHGEADSVLADEGITNTGEAGTYREPRTRLLAGESDTETIHTEHGTRYGLDPATVMFSPGNQAERARMGSITDGDEHVFDMFAGIGYFTLPMARAGARVSATEINPTAFRYLLENAVLNKVDDRLEAYMADCRDLAGEVDADRVVMGYYGSSMAAGDNDGGDSHSNGGDDSDRGDDEQTANSPSRADEAHEFLPAALEALVPGGVVHYHEATPESRLWDRPLERLERAGEAAGRDFEILEKRRVKSHSAGVTHIVIDVRFE
- a CDS encoding ATP-dependent DNA helicase gives rise to the protein MNPERIFESFPAPSYRGNQEQALRDIRDAFAAGNDVVLVRAPTGSGKSLLARAIAGCARTIDEADPVEASGAYYTTPQVSQLDDVASDDLLSDLNVIRGKSNYTCILPQERNTPVNQAPCVRERGYDCSVKHRCPYFSDRAIASNRSIAAMTLAYFMQTAGSEVFRKRDVVVVDEAHGLAEWAEMYATIQLGPRTVPFWDDLRVPDFEDEGIDRAVRYAENLAGTCERRKDDLLAQEAFSPAEVRERDRLQELIGELEWFVSDYRDPQSPTTWLVDQSEPSASTRENNDSDEPAGGPLTIKPMNPEKYLQHTVWDRGNKFALLSATILNKAAFCRQVGLNPDDVALVDVGHTFPVENRPLYDVTQGKMTYEHRDDTTPKIARTIVRIMQEHPDEKGLIHAHSYAIQEQLADLLRDFGVGERIRVHDRDSRDADLEEWKACDDPDVFISVKMEEALDLKGDLCRWQVLCKAPFLNTGDSRVAHRLEEGQWAWYYRSSLRTVIQACGRVIRAPEDYGSTYIADSSLVDLFDRARTDMPDWFEAQVDRMSDPQLPAFEPRAALTETATTGHSSSASSTRTQSSESTSNSHASSSDGSSGSGGSRRSRRTRSGGDSSPLADVWDTER